One stretch of Akkermansia sp. RCC_12PD DNA includes these proteins:
- the rpsB gene encoding 30S ribosomal protein S2: MINDLINQMVEAGVHLGHQTRKWHPSMKKYLLKDKAGIHIVNLEETEKCLDKACSFLADLARRNKKILFVGCKRQAQEAVREAAEATGQYYVNHRWLGGMLTNMSTIRKSIERLSYLEGIEKTPEFKSMSKKELAALDRERQKLERNLQGIRNMGGAPDAMVAIGADHEDIAIREAHRLNIPVCVLVDTNADPKDIDFPIPGNDDAVRSIRLILDCIVKAINEGKGAAANA, encoded by the coding sequence ATGATTAATGATCTGATTAACCAGATGGTTGAAGCCGGTGTTCATTTGGGCCACCAGACCCGCAAATGGCACCCCAGCATGAAGAAGTACCTCCTCAAGGACAAGGCCGGTATTCATATCGTCAACCTTGAAGAAACTGAAAAGTGCCTGGACAAGGCCTGCTCCTTCCTCGCTGATCTGGCCCGCCGCAACAAGAAGATTCTCTTCGTCGGCTGCAAGCGCCAGGCTCAGGAAGCCGTCCGCGAAGCTGCGGAAGCCACTGGTCAGTACTATGTGAACCACCGCTGGCTGGGCGGCATGCTCACCAACATGAGCACTATCCGCAAGAGCATCGAACGCCTTTCCTATCTTGAAGGGATTGAAAAGACCCCCGAGTTCAAGAGCATGTCCAAGAAGGAACTGGCCGCTCTGGACCGCGAACGCCAGAAGCTGGAACGCAACCTCCAGGGCATCCGCAACATGGGCGGCGCTCCGGACGCCATGGTGGCCATCGGTGCCGACCATGAAGACATCGCCATCCGCGAAGCCCACCGTCTGAACATCCCCGTCTGCGTGCTGGTTGACACCAACGCCGACCCGAAGGACATCGATTTCCCGATCCCCGGCAACGACGACGCCGTCCGCTCCATCCGTCTGATTCTTGACTGCATCGTCAAGGCCATCAACGAAGGCAAGGGCGCCGCCGCCAACGCCTAA
- the tsf gene encoding translation elongation factor Ts, protein MAEITAALVKALRDKTDAGMMDCKKALNECNGDMEAAVKYLREKGIAKAAAKADRDAKEGVIRTVVAPCGCCGIILELNCETDFCAKGDKFQGLVNDVAKALADSKASTLEEALQVSMPEGTTEEYIKAMCSSIGENMGLRKFARLTVDGNGTIASYIHMGGKVGVLLSVKAVKEETVKSDAFKALVKDLTLHIAAAAPKSVSSDSLDPAFVAEEQEIARQQLIQEGKPEHLLEKILPGKLKALYAQSCLLNQGFVKDPSVSVDALLKQVGKELGDEISVVSFVRYQLGA, encoded by the coding sequence ATGGCAGAAATTACTGCTGCTCTCGTCAAAGCCCTCCGTGACAAGACGGACGCCGGCATGATGGATTGCAAGAAGGCCCTCAACGAATGCAACGGCGACATGGAAGCCGCCGTGAAGTACCTTCGTGAAAAGGGCATCGCCAAGGCCGCCGCCAAGGCTGACCGCGACGCCAAGGAAGGTGTAATCCGCACCGTCGTGGCTCCCTGCGGCTGCTGCGGCATCATCCTTGAACTCAACTGCGAAACGGACTTCTGCGCCAAGGGCGACAAGTTCCAGGGCCTGGTGAACGACGTTGCCAAGGCGCTCGCGGACTCCAAGGCCTCCACCCTGGAGGAAGCCCTGCAGGTCTCCATGCCTGAAGGCACCACGGAAGAGTACATCAAGGCCATGTGCAGCTCCATCGGCGAAAACATGGGCCTGCGCAAATTCGCCCGCCTGACGGTGGACGGCAACGGCACCATCGCCTCCTACATCCATATGGGCGGCAAGGTCGGCGTTCTGCTGTCCGTCAAGGCCGTCAAGGAAGAAACCGTCAAGAGCGACGCGTTCAAGGCCTTGGTCAAGGACCTGACCCTGCACATCGCCGCCGCCGCTCCCAAGAGCGTCAGCTCCGACAGCCTGGACCCCGCCTTTGTGGCTGAAGAACAGGAAATCGCGCGCCAGCAGCTCATTCAGGAAGGAAAGCCGGAACACCTGCTGGAAAAGATCTTGCCCGGCAAGCTGAAGGCCCTGTATGCCCAGTCCTGCCTGCTGAACCAGGGATTCGTGAAGGATCCTTCCGTCTCTGTGGACGCCCTGCTCAAGCAGGTCGGCAAGGAACTCGGCGACGAAATTTCCGTCGTCTCCTTCGTCCGCTACCAGCTTGGCGCGTAA
- a CDS encoding ATP-binding cassette domain-containing protein yields MAFLELDHVSVVFPAVQGMLSSRKPASVVAVDGVSLSVEKGEILGLVGESGCGKSTLSRTVMLLQKPTEGRIFLEGEELTALSPSEVRKRRPDFQMVFQDPYASLNPRFTVYATLKEALECRRRKRTFSQMRDDVAELMERVGLSPALMRKYPHEFSGGQRQRVAIARALAPEPRLVIADEPVSALDVSIQSQILNLLMTLARDLNLTMIFISHDLSVVHYIADRIAVMRKGRIVEYGDADEVFSSPSHEYTQTLLAAVPR; encoded by the coding sequence ATGGCTTTTCTGGAACTGGATCATGTGAGTGTCGTCTTTCCTGCGGTGCAGGGGATGCTCTCCTCCCGCAAACCGGCGTCCGTCGTGGCGGTGGACGGGGTATCCCTTTCCGTGGAAAAGGGAGAAATCCTGGGACTGGTGGGAGAGTCCGGCTGTGGCAAGTCCACGCTGTCCCGCACGGTGATGCTGCTCCAGAAACCCACGGAAGGCCGTATTTTCCTGGAAGGAGAGGAATTGACGGCCCTTTCCCCGTCCGAGGTCAGGAAGCGCCGCCCGGATTTCCAGATGGTTTTCCAGGATCCGTACGCATCCCTGAATCCCCGCTTTACCGTTTATGCGACGCTGAAGGAGGCGTTGGAATGCCGCCGCCGCAAGAGAACTTTCTCCCAGATGCGGGATGATGTGGCGGAATTGATGGAAAGGGTGGGGCTGAGCCCTGCCCTGATGCGGAAATACCCGCATGAATTTTCCGGGGGACAGCGGCAGCGGGTGGCGATTGCCCGCGCCCTGGCGCCGGAACCCAGGCTGGTGATTGCGGACGAGCCCGTTTCCGCGCTGGATGTTTCCATCCAGTCCCAGATTCTGAATCTTCTCATGACGCTTGCCCGGGATTTGAACCTGACCATGATTTTCATTTCCCACGATTTGTCCGTGGTCCATTACATCGCGGACAGGATTGCCGTTATGCGCAAGGGGCGCATCGTCGAATACGGGGATGCCGACGAGGTATTTTCCTCCCCGTCCCATGAATACACGCAGACCTTGCTGGCAGCCGTTCCACGGTGA
- a CDS encoding amidohydrolase, with amino-acid sequence MKKSYWFVALFCCCLSAAGAQQPDVPSVAGNVVEWRHHLHENPELSFKEYNTGRYVADMLRSFGNIEVIRPAETSVIGILRGAKPGRTVGFRADMDALPVQEETGFSFASKTPGISHACGHDMHTAMLLGTAKVLSGMQKELQGTVYFIFQHAEEKSPGGALQIIKSGKLKGVDAIFGAHVIPNMPAGSIGMLPAGAASSSSDGFFLTIQGKGSHGSMPQMGVDPIVTGSEIVMMLQTVVSRNVTPGEMAVVSVGKFQSGDAPNVIPGKAELAASIRTVTPETRKLMEERVRSIIGHVCEANGAAYKLDYVLGYPAIQNDAALRELAKKAAMEAVGAKNVFDVPRLSASEDFSYYAQVAPTYFMIVGSGDGPPQPQSRFQGG; translated from the coding sequence ATGAAAAAGTCTTATTGGTTCGTGGCGCTTTTTTGCTGCTGCCTGTCCGCGGCGGGTGCGCAGCAGCCCGATGTGCCGTCCGTCGCCGGAAATGTGGTGGAATGGAGGCATCATCTCCACGAGAATCCGGAACTTTCCTTCAAGGAATACAACACAGGCAGATATGTGGCCGATATGCTGCGCTCCTTCGGCAATATTGAAGTCATCCGGCCTGCGGAAACTTCCGTCATAGGCATTCTTCGCGGAGCCAAACCCGGCCGTACCGTGGGTTTCCGGGCGGACATGGATGCCCTTCCCGTGCAGGAGGAAACCGGGTTTTCCTTTGCCAGCAAGACGCCGGGCATCAGCCATGCCTGCGGTCATGACATGCATACGGCCATGCTGCTGGGAACGGCCAAGGTCCTTTCCGGCATGCAGAAGGAACTGCAAGGCACGGTTTATTTCATTTTCCAGCATGCGGAGGAAAAGTCCCCCGGCGGAGCTTTGCAGATCATCAAGAGCGGGAAGCTGAAGGGGGTGGACGCCATTTTCGGCGCACACGTCATTCCCAACATGCCGGCGGGGTCCATCGGCATGCTGCCGGCTGGCGCCGCTTCTTCTTCATCGGATGGATTTTTCCTGACCATTCAGGGTAAGGGTTCCCACGGTTCCATGCCTCAGATGGGCGTGGACCCCATCGTGACGGGGTCTGAGATCGTGATGATGCTTCAGACCGTCGTGTCCCGCAATGTGACGCCCGGGGAAATGGCCGTGGTTTCCGTCGGAAAGTTCCAGTCGGGAGACGCTCCGAACGTGATTCCCGGCAAGGCGGAGCTGGCCGCGTCCATCCGCACCGTCACGCCGGAAACCCGCAAGTTGATGGAGGAGCGCGTCCGTTCCATCATCGGCCATGTGTGCGAGGCCAACGGGGCGGCGTACAAGCTGGATTACGTGCTCGGCTACCCGGCTATTCAGAATGATGCCGCTCTCCGGGAACTGGCGAAGAAGGCCGCCATGGAGGCGGTGGGTGCGAAAAACGTGTTCGATGTCCCGAGACTTTCCGCCAGTGAAGATTTTTCCTATTACGCGCAGGTGGCGCCGACTTATTTCATGATCGTGGGTTCCGGTGACGGTCCCCCCCAACCACAATCCCGGTTTCAGGGCGGATGA
- a CDS encoding 3-dehydroquinate synthase, which produces MSLHTLNIHLDFPYRVAFTHGVFRPENDALAGLMEQREGSRVLVLVEEGLERFYPSLPADIDRYFTERAGTPGYAGRRTVPGGEAAKTTFAAWETGLRHIVEAGIDRHSHIVAVGGGAFLDVAGFAAATAHRGIRLLRVPTTTLSQADSGVGVKNGINFMGQKNYLGTFAIPWATLNDFLFLHSQPLPLKRAGLAEVVKVAVVKDAVFFDWLEEHAGALAACKTDILEHAVERSALLHAEHIARGGDAFEMGSSRPLDFGHWAAHYMETMSGYTLGHAEAVSVGMCLDILYSVKKGWLPSRQAERIIAVLKVLKLPVFHPLLARRAKDGACEILKGLEAFREHLGGHLTVLMLTGIGKGMDVHEIDAALMEECIREMQVQAASAE; this is translated from the coding sequence ATGTCCCTCCACACGCTGAACATCCATCTGGATTTTCCCTACAGGGTAGCCTTCACCCACGGGGTTTTCCGGCCGGAAAACGACGCACTGGCCGGGCTGATGGAGCAGAGGGAGGGAAGCCGCGTCCTAGTCCTGGTGGAAGAAGGACTGGAACGGTTCTACCCCTCCCTCCCGGCGGACATCGACCGCTACTTCACGGAACGGGCCGGAACACCGGGCTATGCCGGGCGCCGGACCGTACCGGGCGGGGAGGCGGCCAAAACCACCTTTGCCGCGTGGGAAACGGGCCTGCGCCACATCGTGGAAGCGGGGATTGACCGCCATTCCCATATCGTTGCCGTGGGCGGAGGGGCCTTTCTCGACGTGGCAGGATTTGCGGCCGCCACCGCTCACCGCGGCATCCGCCTGCTGCGCGTACCCACCACCACCCTCTCCCAGGCGGACTCCGGCGTAGGCGTCAAAAACGGCATCAACTTCATGGGGCAGAAAAACTATTTGGGCACCTTCGCCATTCCCTGGGCCACCCTGAACGACTTTCTCTTTCTGCACTCCCAGCCTTTACCCCTCAAACGCGCGGGCCTTGCGGAGGTGGTGAAAGTGGCCGTCGTGAAAGACGCCGTTTTCTTCGACTGGCTGGAGGAACACGCCGGAGCCCTGGCCGCATGCAAGACGGACATACTGGAACACGCCGTAGAGCGTTCCGCCCTGCTCCATGCGGAACACATCGCCCGCGGAGGGGATGCCTTTGAAATGGGTTCAAGCCGCCCCCTGGACTTCGGCCACTGGGCCGCCCACTACATGGAAACCATGTCCGGCTATACGCTGGGCCATGCGGAAGCCGTCTCCGTGGGAATGTGCCTGGATATTCTTTACTCCGTCAAAAAAGGCTGGCTGCCCTCCCGGCAGGCGGAACGGATCATCGCCGTCCTGAAAGTCCTGAAACTGCCCGTTTTCCACCCTCTTCTCGCCCGGAGGGCGAAGGACGGAGCATGCGAAATCCTGAAAGGGCTGGAAGCCTTCCGCGAGCACCTGGGCGGCCATCTGACCGTTTTGATGCTCACCGGCATCGGAAAGGGAATGGACGTCCATGAAATAGACGCCGCCCTGATGGAGGAATGCATCCGGGAAATGCAAGTACAGGCGGCTTCCGCAGAATGA
- a CDS encoding trypsin-like peptidase domain-containing protein produces MKSLSLLTFGSLILLAGCQPRESSIPAPAPEPEQQQAPAMTPGQPEEAPPASLPVPSPTNSMVGINATNQGYAMVQPWSKENPSYSEGFGIYLGDGNILTAANIVYSASFVEVTSSDGSQTVPVTVTAFDPEANLALLRLKNEKDAAFLDKLVPVTLGKAPKLGDKVEFWQFNADGLPITTSGSILATESSCPFTSGEPFVLYNVKSSVTPLRGGAGNPVMIGKELIGLSASCNPSAQKVLAVTQTMISRFLEQAQSGKYSGFPADGTQVTELTDPVFRKYLGLPENGGGLYVAKLPVYSSFYKAGIRSGDVVESVNGIPLDSKGLIRDSSLGPVSANFLFRDSAKPGDVITLGIRRKDKNGASQPMTVDVTLDRGALEGDLINPAPFVAEPRYRIYGGLVFIPLTGALVREINKLSKNRPPLNLVEAMEKKEEIRKKGVDEIVVFLVALPTQATLGYASMSPSIVEKVDGVQVKNFKHLNQLLDRPAPGGTHRIEVGQQPYTMYMSQQEAAKADRFIQMRAVPVLRRD; encoded by the coding sequence ATGAAATCCCTTTCTCTTCTTACTTTCGGCTCCCTGATCCTTCTTGCCGGATGCCAGCCGCGCGAATCCTCCATCCCGGCCCCGGCTCCCGAACCAGAACAGCAACAGGCGCCCGCCATGACTCCGGGGCAGCCGGAGGAAGCGCCTCCCGCTTCCCTTCCCGTGCCTTCCCCCACCAATTCCATGGTGGGCATCAACGCCACCAATCAGGGATATGCCATGGTCCAGCCGTGGAGCAAGGAAAACCCGTCCTACAGTGAAGGCTTCGGCATCTATCTGGGAGACGGCAACATCCTGACGGCCGCCAACATCGTCTATTCCGCCAGCTTTGTGGAAGTAACTTCCTCCGACGGCTCCCAGACGGTTCCCGTGACCGTTACGGCCTTTGACCCGGAAGCCAACCTCGCTCTGCTGCGCCTGAAAAACGAGAAAGACGCCGCTTTTCTGGACAAACTGGTCCCCGTTACGCTGGGGAAAGCCCCCAAACTGGGGGACAAGGTGGAATTCTGGCAGTTTAACGCGGACGGCCTCCCCATCACCACGTCCGGTTCCATTCTGGCGACGGAAAGCTCCTGCCCATTCACCAGCGGCGAACCCTTCGTCCTGTACAATGTCAAATCCTCCGTCACTCCCCTGAGGGGCGGTGCGGGCAATCCGGTCATGATCGGAAAGGAGCTGATAGGTCTGAGCGCCAGCTGCAACCCCTCCGCCCAGAAAGTGCTGGCCGTCACCCAAACCATGATTTCCCGTTTCCTTGAACAGGCACAGTCCGGCAAATACTCCGGCTTCCCGGCGGACGGCACGCAGGTCACGGAACTGACGGACCCCGTTTTCCGCAAATATCTGGGACTGCCCGAAAACGGAGGCGGCCTTTACGTCGCCAAACTGCCCGTTTACAGTTCCTTCTACAAGGCCGGCATACGCTCCGGAGACGTTGTGGAAAGCGTCAACGGCATCCCCCTGGACAGCAAGGGACTCATCAGGGATTCCTCCCTCGGTCCCGTCTCCGCCAACTTCCTGTTCCGCGATTCCGCCAAACCCGGAGACGTCATCACGCTCGGCATCCGCCGCAAGGACAAAAACGGCGCCAGCCAGCCCATGACGGTGGACGTCACGCTGGACCGCGGCGCATTGGAAGGAGACCTGATCAATCCCGCCCCCTTTGTTGCTGAGCCGCGCTACCGCATTTACGGCGGCCTGGTCTTCATTCCTCTGACGGGCGCACTGGTGAGAGAAATCAACAAGCTTAGTAAAAACCGCCCTCCTCTCAATCTGGTTGAGGCGATGGAGAAAAAGGAGGAAATCCGGAAAAAAGGCGTGGATGAAATCGTGGTCTTTCTGGTAGCCCTTCCCACGCAGGCCACCCTGGGCTATGCCTCCATGAGTCCCTCTATCGTGGAAAAAGTGGACGGAGTGCAAGTAAAGAATTTCAAGCACCTCAACCAGCTTCTGGACAGACCCGCCCCCGGAGGCACGCACCGCATTGAAGTCGGCCAGCAGCCGTACACCATGTACATGTCACAGCAGGAGGCGGCCAAGGCGGACCGCTTCATCCAGATGCGGGCCGTTCCCGTACTCCGCAGGGACTGA
- a CDS encoding S1C family serine protease — MRFHTCFQGLFLVLVAVSLSPADEPAISLSDFGVDKVMSGPVVSISDQYKGVVKIEVDSLTPDYATPWDTGRYQGGIGTGFLIGENAFMTNAHVVSNAERIYISMYGDSRKIPARVKFIAHDADLALLEVEDFKPFKGIKPFEFRKNLPNLEDEVRVIGYPIGGNRLSVTRGVVSRIDFTPYAHPRNMEHLTIQVDAAINPGNSGGPALMGNKVIGVAFQGLNNANNTGYVIPTPVIRHFLEDIKDGVYDGYVDMGIQAAPILNPSMRKAFGLPDDEKGVLIGKVLKGSSADGILRNGDILMKVDGYDVDSSAMIELEGQKISMKELIERCFKDDRLPLDIIRDGKPMKVEMVMKPSRAKELLMEEYDKMPRYIVFGGLVFQPIQRNVLAAADISMLDVALDIRDYQEDGGCVDYEDMVIITKVLDDEVNARLSGSVSNAIVEKINGVKVKGLSHAYKLLYPEKMPEYVIIELKDGERPLIFEGKAMEAANKRIFKTYNIPKNARLDSAIPGRQPSRKETPAN, encoded by the coding sequence ATGCGTTTTCATACTTGCTTCCAGGGACTCTTCCTGGTTCTCGTCGCAGTATCCCTCTCTCCGGCGGACGAACCGGCCATTTCCCTTTCCGATTTCGGGGTAGACAAAGTCATGTCCGGTCCCGTCGTTTCCATCAGTGACCAGTACAAGGGCGTTGTAAAAATTGAAGTGGACTCCCTGACCCCGGACTACGCCACGCCGTGGGATACGGGCCGCTACCAGGGAGGCATAGGAACCGGTTTCCTGATCGGTGAAAACGCCTTCATGACCAATGCGCACGTGGTAAGCAACGCAGAACGCATCTACATCTCCATGTATGGGGATTCCCGCAAAATTCCCGCCAGGGTCAAATTCATCGCCCATGACGCCGACCTTGCCCTGCTGGAAGTGGAGGATTTCAAGCCGTTCAAGGGAATCAAGCCCTTTGAATTCAGGAAAAACCTGCCCAATCTGGAAGACGAGGTAAGAGTCATCGGCTACCCCATCGGCGGCAACAGGCTCTCCGTCACGCGTGGCGTTGTCTCCCGCATTGACTTCACTCCGTACGCCCATCCCCGGAACATGGAACACCTCACCATCCAGGTGGACGCCGCCATCAACCCGGGCAACAGCGGCGGCCCCGCCCTCATGGGTAACAAAGTCATCGGCGTGGCCTTCCAGGGTCTGAACAACGCCAACAACACGGGGTATGTGATTCCCACTCCCGTCATCCGCCATTTCCTGGAGGACATCAAGGACGGAGTCTATGACGGCTACGTAGACATGGGCATTCAGGCGGCCCCCATCCTGAACCCCTCCATGCGCAAGGCCTTCGGGTTGCCGGACGACGAAAAGGGCGTCCTGATCGGCAAGGTTCTCAAAGGCTCTTCTGCAGACGGCATTCTCCGGAACGGAGACATCCTGATGAAGGTGGACGGCTACGATGTGGACAGTTCCGCCATGATTGAACTGGAAGGCCAGAAAATCAGCATGAAAGAGCTGATTGAACGCTGCTTCAAGGATGACAGGCTGCCTCTGGACATCATCCGGGACGGCAAGCCCATGAAAGTGGAAATGGTCATGAAACCCTCACGGGCCAAGGAACTGCTGATGGAGGAATACGACAAAATGCCCCGCTATATCGTCTTCGGCGGCTTGGTATTCCAGCCCATCCAGCGCAACGTGCTGGCTGCGGCGGACATCTCCATGCTGGACGTAGCCCTGGACATCCGGGACTACCAGGAAGACGGAGGCTGCGTGGACTATGAAGACATGGTCATCATCACCAAGGTATTGGACGATGAAGTAAACGCCCGCCTCTCCGGCTCCGTTTCCAACGCCATCGTGGAAAAAATCAACGGCGTGAAGGTCAAGGGCCTCAGCCATGCCTACAAACTGCTTTACCCGGAAAAAATGCCGGAATATGTCATTATTGAACTGAAAGACGGAGAACGCCCCCTGATCTTTGAAGGAAAAGCCATGGAAGCGGCCAACAAGCGGATCTTCAAAACTTACAATATCCCTAAAAACGCCCGGCTTGACAGCGCCATTCCCGGCCGCCAGCCCTCCCGCAAAGAAACTCCTGCCAACTAA
- the leuD gene encoding 3-isopropylmalate dehydratase small subunit — MSLTKFTSITGTCVPIPGPDMDTDRIIPSRFLKCITFDELANVMFWDERFDENGKSKSHPVDDPRFRGAAIILGGTNFGCGSSREHAPQTIRRSGIKAVIAESFAEIFFGNSTGIGLPCVCASAEDIAALSRYISDHPETEITIDLLSMTASWPDGSIFIRMPAEAREALTQGRWDSIAELLVNMEAVEKKNAELPQVSASC; from the coding sequence ATGTCTCTGACCAAATTCACTTCCATCACCGGCACCTGCGTCCCGATCCCCGGACCGGACATGGACACGGACCGCATCATCCCCTCGCGCTTCCTCAAATGCATCACGTTTGACGAGCTGGCGAACGTCATGTTCTGGGACGAACGCTTTGACGAAAACGGGAAGTCCAAATCTCACCCGGTGGACGATCCCCGTTTCCGGGGAGCCGCCATCATTCTGGGAGGCACCAACTTCGGCTGCGGCTCCTCCCGCGAGCATGCACCGCAAACTATCAGGCGTTCCGGTATCAAGGCCGTCATCGCGGAATCCTTCGCGGAAATCTTCTTCGGAAACAGCACAGGCATCGGCCTGCCCTGCGTGTGCGCTTCAGCAGAAGACATCGCCGCCCTGTCCCGATACATCTCCGACCACCCGGAAACGGAAATAACCATCGACCTCCTTTCCATGACCGCCTCCTGGCCGGACGGCTCCATCTTCATCCGCATGCCTGCGGAAGCCCGCGAAGCCCTGACCCAGGGCCGCTGGGACTCCATTGCGGAACTGCTCGTCAACATGGAAGCCGTGGAAAAGAAAAATGCGGAACTCCCCCAAGTTTCGGCCTCCTGCTGA
- the leuC gene encoding 3-isopropylmalate dehydratase large subunit, whose protein sequence is MGKTLFQKIWDAHSVGILPDGRTQMFIATHFLHEVTSPQAFGMVRDLGLAVRHPERTFATVDHIIPTDNQAEPFADATADAMIRELRRNCAENGIRFFDLPTGLQGIVHMVGPELGITQPGMTIVCGDSHTATHGAFGSIAMGIGTTQVRDVLATQTLALSPLKVRRINVNGKLAPGVKAKDVALHIIGLLGAKGGLGFAYEYGGDVIDAMSMDERMTLCNMSIEGAARCGYVNPDMTTVEYIKGRLFAPEGADWDKAVERWLSFASDADAEYDEIVEIDGASIEPTVTWGISPDQNTSINGATPDPASARNADERKMIGEALEYMKFPAGMPLKGLPVQVCFIGSCTNGRISDFREVAALIKGRHVAPGIRALAVPGSQMTARQCEEEGIADIFREAGFEWRLAGCSMCLAMNPDKLQGDQLCASSSNRNFKGRQGSPTGRTLLMSPAMVAAAALTGKVSDTREVFSMN, encoded by the coding sequence ATGGGAAAAACACTTTTCCAAAAAATCTGGGATGCTCATTCCGTCGGCATTCTGCCGGACGGAAGAACGCAAATGTTCATTGCTACACACTTTCTGCATGAAGTTACTTCTCCGCAGGCTTTCGGCATGGTCCGCGACCTCGGTCTCGCTGTCCGTCATCCGGAACGCACCTTCGCCACCGTGGACCACATCATTCCCACGGACAACCAGGCGGAACCGTTCGCGGACGCCACGGCGGACGCCATGATCCGGGAACTCCGCCGGAACTGCGCGGAAAACGGCATCCGCTTCTTTGATCTTCCTACGGGCCTTCAGGGCATCGTGCACATGGTAGGGCCGGAGCTCGGCATCACCCAGCCGGGCATGACCATCGTGTGCGGGGACTCCCACACGGCTACGCACGGCGCGTTCGGCTCCATCGCGATGGGCATCGGCACCACGCAGGTGCGCGACGTGCTGGCCACCCAGACGCTGGCCCTCAGTCCGCTGAAGGTGCGCCGCATCAACGTAAACGGCAAACTGGCCCCCGGCGTAAAAGCCAAGGATGTGGCCCTTCACATCATCGGACTCCTGGGAGCCAAGGGCGGTCTGGGATTCGCCTATGAATACGGCGGCGACGTGATTGACGCCATGAGCATGGACGAACGCATGACACTGTGCAACATGTCCATTGAAGGCGCGGCGCGCTGCGGCTACGTAAACCCGGACATGACCACGGTGGAATACATCAAGGGACGCCTGTTCGCTCCCGAAGGCGCGGACTGGGACAAGGCCGTGGAACGCTGGCTAAGCTTCGCTTCCGATGCGGACGCGGAATACGATGAAATCGTTGAAATCGACGGAGCCTCCATCGAACCTACCGTGACATGGGGCATCTCCCCGGACCAGAACACGAGCATTAACGGCGCAACGCCGGATCCCGCATCCGCCCGGAACGCCGACGAACGGAAAATGATCGGCGAAGCGCTGGAATACATGAAATTCCCCGCCGGAATGCCCCTCAAGGGACTTCCTGTCCAGGTGTGCTTCATCGGGTCCTGCACCAACGGCCGCATCTCCGATTTCCGGGAAGTGGCTGCCCTCATCAAGGGACGCCACGTGGCTCCCGGAATCAGGGCGCTGGCCGTGCCGGGCTCCCAAATGACGGCCAGGCAATGCGAAGAGGAAGGTATTGCGGACATCTTCCGTGAAGCCGGATTCGAATGGCGCCTGGCCGGCTGTTCCATGTGCCTGGCCATGAATCCGGACAAGCTCCAGGGTGACCAGCTCTGCGCCAGTTCTTCCAACCGGAACTTCAAGGGACGCCAGGGCAGCCCCACGGGCCGCACCCTTCTGATGAGCCCCGCCATGGTGGCCGCCGCCGCGCTGACGGGAAAAGTCTCTGATACCCGTGAAGTGTTCTCCATGAACTAA
- the lipB gene encoding lipoyl(octanoyl) transferase LipB, producing MNIIRIPGLADYQKTLRMQEELVRAHQDDPEREDELLLLEHASVYTIGRTRDHASLHPGTVLPFPIHEINRGGQATYHGPGQLVGYPVTDLNRRGRDLHAYVTSLENVLIEACARFGVTARIREGLVGVWVEDRKIASIGVGVKKWIAMHGFAINLTRESLPPFLAITPCGIQNVQMTCLENEMPASREKGELMQRFGDVFAEIWEKNS from the coding sequence ATGAACATCATCCGCATTCCCGGGCTGGCAGACTACCAGAAAACCCTGCGCATGCAGGAGGAACTGGTACGGGCCCACCAGGATGACCCGGAACGGGAAGACGAACTGCTGTTGCTGGAACACGCCAGCGTATACACTATCGGCCGTACGCGCGACCATGCCAGCCTCCATCCAGGCACTGTGCTGCCCTTTCCCATCCATGAAATCAACCGGGGAGGGCAGGCCACCTACCACGGACCAGGCCAGCTTGTGGGCTACCCCGTCACGGACCTGAACCGCCGCGGCAGGGATCTGCACGCCTACGTCACCTCTCTTGAAAATGTCCTGATAGAAGCCTGTGCCCGATTCGGCGTCACCGCCCGCATCCGGGAAGGGCTGGTAGGCGTCTGGGTGGAAGACCGCAAAATAGCCTCCATCGGCGTGGGAGTGAAAAAATGGATAGCCATGCACGGATTCGCCATCAACCTGACGCGGGAATCTCTGCCCCCCTTCCTGGCCATCACACCCTGCGGCATTCAGAACGTCCAGATGACCTGCCTGGAAAATGAAATGCCCGCATCCCGGGAAAAAGGAGAACTGATGCAACGCTTCGGAGACGTTTTCGCGGAGATTTGGGAGAAAAATTCCTGA